A single region of the Vigna radiata var. radiata cultivar VC1973A unplaced genomic scaffold, Vradiata_ver6 scaffold_499, whole genome shotgun sequence genome encodes:
- the LOC106780591 gene encoding glucan endo-1,3-beta-glucosidase 14-like: MTTTSFFFPILLISLTFSDLFVQIQGFNFGINYGQLGDNLPSPSDVAVLIKSLKVSKIKLYDSNPDILSAFANSGVEFIVGTKNEDLPSLRDPSNARRWIQQNVQPYISQTKITCIAVGNEVFDYNNPQLTTSLLPAMQSMYNALVSLGLAQKVTVTSAHSYNVIASSFPPSSGAFKQDLIQYIQPILSFHAQIKSPFLINAYPFFAYKGNPNKISLNYVLFQPNSGSIDPVTNLHYDNMLFAQIDAVYAAIKRLGHTDIEVKISETGWPSKGGPDEIGATPQNAEIYNSNLLKKIEQKQGTPARPSVPVDVFVFALFNENLKPGPLSERNFGLYYPDGNPVYNIGLEGYVPETTGESYSKSKVLSINFVCIFAFLWFTWELSRH; encoded by the exons ATGACAACaacttccttcttcttccctatCTTATTGATCTCTCTTACTTTTTCAG ATTTGTTTGTGCAAATCCAAGGTTTTAATTTTGGGATCAACTACGGGCAATTAGGCGACAACCTTCCATCTCCTTCTGATGTGGCTGTTCTGATAAAATCTTTAAAAGTTTCTAAAATCAAGCTCTATGATTCTAATCCAGATATTCTATCTGCATTCGCCAATTCAGGTGTGGAATTCATCGTAGGAACGAAGAACGAGGATCTGCCTAGTTTGAGAGATCCTTCTAATGCTCGGAGGTGGATTCAGCAGAATGTTCAACCTTATATTTCACAAACTAAAATCACTTGCATAGCTGTCGGAAACGAGGTGTTCGACTACAATAACCCTCAGCTCACAACAAGTCTTCTTCCCGCAATGCAAAGTATGTATAATGCTCTGGTTAGTCTTGGACTTGCACAGAAGGTTACTGTTACTTCTGCCCATTCTTATAATGTTATAGCCTCTTCATTCCCTCCTTCATCTGGGGCGTTCAAGCAAGATCTCATACAGTATATTCAACCCATTCTTAGTTTTCATGCTCAGATCAAATCACCTTTTCTCATTAATGCTTATCCCTTTTTCGCATATAAGGGAAACCCAAATAAGATTTCCTTGAATTATGTGCTGTTTCAGCCTAATTCAGGGTCTATTGATCCAGTTACCAATTTGCATTATGATAACATGTTGTTTGCTCAAATTGATGCTGTCTACGCTGCCATTAAGAGACTGGGTCATACTGATATTGAAGTAAAGATTTCAGAGACTGGTTGGCCTTCTAAAGGTGGCCCTGATGAAATTGGAGCCACACCACAGAATGCagaaatatataatagtaatcTGTTGAAGAAGATAGAGCAGAAACAGGGTACTCCTGCAAGGCCTTCTGTCCCGgttgatgtttttgtttttgcactTTTCAATGAGAATTTGAAGCCTGGTCCTTTATCTGAGAGAAATTTTGGTCTCTATTATCCTGATGGAAACCCAGTTTATAATATTGGATTAGAAGGTTATGTTCCAGAAACGACTGGGGAGTCCTACTCTAAATCTAAG GTGCTGTCCATCAATTTTGTCTGCATATTTGCATTTTTGTGGTTCACTTGGGAGCTTTCAAGACACTGA
- the LOC106780595 gene encoding glucan endo-1,3-beta-glucosidase 14, with amino-acid sequence MTTSSFFALLLLSLTFSDLFLQIGGFNFGINYGQVGDNLPSPSDVAVLIKSLKVSKIKLYDSNPDILSAFANSGVEFIVGTKNEDLPSLRDPSNAQRWIQQNVQPYISQTKITCIAVGNEVFDYNNPQLTTSLLPAMQSMHNALVSLGLAQKVTVTSAHSYNVIASSFPPSSGAFKQDLIQYIQPILNFHAQIKSPFLINAYPFFAYKGNPNQISLNYVLFQPNSGSIDPVTNLHYDNMLFAQIDAVYAAIKRLGHTDIEVKISETGWPSKGGPDEIGATPQNAEIYNSNLLKKIEQQQGTPARPSVPVDVFVFALFNENLKPGPLSERNFGLYYPDGNPVYNIGLEGYLPEMTGEFDSKSNVLSINFVCIFAFLLFTWELSRH; translated from the exons ATGACAACTTCTTCCTTCTTTGCTCTGCTACTGTTGTCTCTCACTTTTTCAG ATTTGTTTCTGCAAATCGGGGGCTTTAATTTTGGAATCAACTACGGACAAGTCGGGGACAATCTTCCATCTCCCTCTGATGTGGCCGTTCTGATAAAATCTTTGAAAGTTTCTAAAATCAAGCTCTATGATTCTAATCCAGATATTCTATCTGCATTCGCCAATTCAGGTGTGGAATTCATCGTAGGAACGAAGAACGAGGATCTGCCTAGTTTGAGAGATCCTTCTAATGCTCAGAGGTGGATTCAGCAGAATGTTCAACCTTATATTTCACAAACTAAAATCACTTGCATAGCTGTTGGAAACGAGGTGTTCGACTACAATAACCCTCAGCTCACAACAAGTCTTCTTCCCGCAATGCAAAGTATGCATAATGCTCTGGTTAGTCTTGGACTTGCACAGAAGGTTACTGTTACTTCTGCCCATTCTTATAATGTTATAGCCTCTTCATTCCCTCCTTCATCTGGGGCGTTCAAGCAAGATCTCATACAGTATATTCAACCCATTCTTAACTTTCATGCTCAGATCAAATCACCCTTCCTTATTAATGCTTATCCCTTTTTTGCATACAAGGGAAACCCAAATCAGATTTCCTTGAACTATGTGTTGTTTCAGCCTAATTCAGGATCTATTGATCCAGTTACCAATTTGCATTATGATAACATGTTGTTTGCTCAAATTGATGCTGTCTACGCTGCCATTAAGAGACTGGGTCATACTGATATTGAAGTAAAGATTTCAGAGACTGGTTGGCCTTCTAAAGGTGGCCCTGATGAAATTGGAGCCACACCACAGAATGCagaaatatataatagtaatcTGTTGAAGAAGATAGAGCAGCAACAGGGCACTCCTGCAAGGCCTTCTGTCCCTGTTGATGTCTTTGTTTTTGCACTTTTCAATGAGAATTTGAAGCCTGGTCCTTTATCTGAGAGAAACTTTGGTCTCTATTACCCTGATGGAAACCCAGTTTATAACATTGGATTAGAAGGTTATCTCCCAGAAATGACTGGGGAGTTTGACTCCAAATCTAAC GTGCTGTCCATCAATTTTGTCTGCATATTTGCATTTTTGTTGTTCACTTGGGAGCTTTCAAGACACTGA